In Lolium rigidum isolate FL_2022 chromosome 7, APGP_CSIRO_Lrig_0.1, whole genome shotgun sequence, the DNA window gcgatctccaggatcccccgagatgggatcggcggcgacggcgtctcgcaatgttttccgtatcgtggctctcggcaccgggggtttcgtcacggaggctatttgtaggcggaagggcaggtcaagaggcggcgcaggggcccacaccacaggccggcgcggccaaggggggccgcgccgccctagggtttggcgccccgtggcccctcttcgtctctccttcggacttccggaagcttcgtgagaaaataggcctccgggcttttatttcgtccaattccgagaatatttctttactaggatttctgaaaccaaaaacagcagaaaacaaagaatcggcacttcggcatcttgttaataggttagttccgaaaatgcacgaatatgatataaagtgtgcataaaacatgtagataacatcaataatgtggcatggaacacaagaaattatcgatacgttggagacgtatcagcatccccaagcttagttctcgctcgtcccgagcaggtaaaacgataacaaagataatttctggagtgacatgccatcataaacttgatcatactatttgtaaagcatatgtagagaatgcagcgatcaaaacaatggtgatgacatgagtaaacaagtgaatcatatagcaaagacttttcatgaatagcacttcaagacaagcatcaataagtcttgcataagagttaactcataaagcaataattcaaagtaaaggtattgaagcaacacaaaagaagattaagtttcagcggttgctttcaacttgtaacatgtatatctcatggatattgtcaacatagagtaacataataagtgcaataagcaagtatgtaagaatcaatgcacagttcacacaagtgtttgcttcttgaggtggagagaaataggtgaactgactcaacataaaagtaaaaagaatggtcctcatagaggaaaagcatcgattgctatatttgtgctagagctttgattttgaaaacatgaaacaattttgtcaacggtagtaataaagcatatgcatcatgtaaattatatcttataagttgcaagcctcatgcatagtgtactaatagtgctcgcaccttgtcctaattagcttggactacccggattatcaccgcaatacatatgctttaaccaagtatcacaaaggggtacctctatgccgcccgtacaaaggtctaaggagaaagctcgcatttggatttctcgcttttgattattctcaacttagacatccataccgggacaacatagacaacagataatggactcctcttttaatgctttaagcattcaacaacaattaattcttttctcattagagatttgaggatgtttgtccaaaactgaaacttccaccatggaacatggctttagttagcggcccaatgttcttctctcacaatatgcatgctcaaaccattcaactcagtgtagatcgcccttacttccgacaagacgaacatgcatagcaactcacatgaaattcaacaatgagttgatggcgttccccaagtaaacatggttatcgcacaacaagcaacttaataagagataaagtgcataattacatattcaataccacaatagtttttaagctatttgtcccatgagctatatattgcaaaggtgaatgatggaattttaaaggtagcactcaagcaatttactttggaatggctggaaaataccatgtagtaggtaggtatggtggacacaaatggcatagtggttggctcaagtattttggatgcatgagaagtattccctctcgatacaaggtttaggctagcaaggttatttgaggcaaacacaaggatgaactagtacagcaaaactcacataaaagacatattgaaagcattataatactctataccgtcttccttgttgttcaaactcaaaactagaaattatctagaccttagagaaaccaaatatgcaaaccaaattttagcatgctctatgtatttcttcattaatgggtgcaaagcatatgatgcaagagcttaaacatgagcacaacaattgccaagtatcacattacccaaaacatttatagcaattactacatgtatcattttccaattccaaccatataacaatttaacgaaggagaaacttcgccatgaatactatgagtagaaaccaaggacatatttgtccatatgctacagcggagtgtgtatctctcccataaagtgaatgctaggatccattttattcaaacaaaacaaaaataaaaacaaaacgacgctccaagaaaaagcacataagatgtggccgaataaaaatgtagtttcagggaggaacccgataatttgttgatgaagaaggggatgccttgggcatccccaagcttagacgcttgagtcttcttgatatatgcaggggtgaaccaccgggtgcatccccaagcttagagctttcactctccttgatcatgttgcatcatactcctctcttgatccttgaaaacttcctccacaccaaactcgaaacaactcattagagggttagtgcacaatataaattgacatattcagaggtgacacactcattcttaacacttctggacattgcataatgctactggacattagtggatcaaagaaattcatccaacatagcgaaagaggcaatgcgaaataaaaggcagaatctgtcaaaacagaacagttcgtattgacgaattttaaaatggcaccagacttgctcaaatgaaaatgctcaaattgaatgaaagttgcgtacatatctgaggatcatgctcgtaaattggcataattttctgagcttcctgcagggcagtgggctcagattcgtgacagcaaagaaatctggaactgcgcagtaatccaaatctagtacttacttttctatcaacggcttaacttggcacaacaaaactcaaaactaagataaggagaggttgctacagtagtaaacaacttccaagacacaaaataaaaacaaagtactgtaggtaaaaacatgggttgtctcccataagcgctttctttaacgcctttcagctaggcgcagaaagtgtgtatcaagtattatcgaagggtggtgcattctcagcgaggtgtggagttttctcaactaggcatattatattagatacataagttttagcatctccctttttattagtcttaggtgtgctactctcatcaaacaaattttctggaacaagccaagcataattattttctagtgcatcattcatagctaggagcttgcatggtattggtgctttgatctcctctccatcatcaatattattagtgtatcttattctatccatatccatcttttcaaggagactagcaaaattagtaggagaaccaagcatattgaatttagcaaacacctttctagcttctcttgctagaccaccaaattctctaagaagggtttctaaaacaaaatctttcttttccccttcttccatatcaccaagcgtgaaaaacatgtgttggattataggattaagattaacaaatttagtttccaacaagcgaactaaatgcgcagcagcaatttcataagtaggcgcaagatctatcaagtgtctatcttcaaaattttcaatggtactaacatggttgaagaattcttctatattatttctcccgactatagacccacgtcctaccggtatgttctttgtagtaaaattaaaaggaaacatgatgaaataagtaaagtgaatgcagataaactaatttttttgtgtttttgatatagcaaacaagatagcaaataaagtaaaactagcaactaatttttttgtattttgatttagtgcagcaaacaaagtagtaaataaaataaagcaagacaaaaacaaagtaaagagattgagaagtggagactcccctcgcagcgtgtcttgatctccccggcaacggcgccataaaatatgcttgatggcgtgtatttcacacgttcgttgggcaaccccaagaggaaggtatgatgagcacagcagcaagttttccctcgtaaagaaaccaaggtttatcgaaccaggaggagccaagaagcacgttgaaggttgatggcggcgggatgtagtgcggcgcaacaccggagattccggcgccaacgtggaacctgcacaacacaaccaagctactttgccccaacgaaacagtgaggttgtcaatctcaccggcttgctgtaacaaaggattaaccgtattgtgtggaagatgattgtttgcgagagaaaacagtagaaacaagtattgcaagtagattgtatttcaggaaagagaattggaccggggtccacagttcactagaggtgtctctcccataagacgaacagcatgttgggtgaacaaattacagttgggcaattgacaaataaagagagcatgaccatgcacatacatatcatgatgagtatagtgagatttaattgggcattacgacaaagtacatagaccgccatccaaccgcatctatgcctaaaaagtccaccttcgaagttatcatccgaacccctccaagtattaagttgcaaagcaacagacaattgcattaagtatggtgcgtaatgtaatcaacaactacatccttagacatagcatcaatgttttatccctagtggcaacaagacaacacaaccttagaactttcgtcactcgtcccggtgtcaatgcggcatgaacccactatcgagcataagtactccctcttggagttaaaagcatctacttggccggagcatctactaataacggagagcatgcaagatcataaacaacacataagcatagctttgataatcaacataacaagtattctctattcatcggatcccaacaaacgcaacatatagaattacatatagatgatcttgatcatgataggcagctcacaagatccgacaatgatagcacaatggggagaagacaaccatctagctactgctatggacccatagtccaggggtagactactcactcatcactccggaggcgaccatggcggtgtagagtcctccgggagatgattcccctctccggcagggtgccggaggcgatctccaggatcccccgagatgggatcggcggcgacggcgtctcagtaatgttttccgtatcgtggctctcggtattgggggtttcgtcacggaggctatttgtaggcggaagggcaggtcaagaggcggcgcagggggcccacaccacaggccggcgcggccaaggggggggccgcgccgccctagggtttggcgccccgtggcccctcttcgtctctccttcggacttccggaagcttcgtgagaaaataggcctccgggcttttatttcgtccaattccgagaatatttctttactaggatttcgaaaccaaaaacagcagtaaaacaaagaatcggcacttcggcatcttgttaataggttagttccagaaaatgcacgaatatgatataaagtgtgcataaaacatgtagataacatcaataatgtggcatggaacacaagaaattatcgatacgttggagacgtatcacccccacgccggcgaccatcccaggctgtCCATGGTTGCCGCTGGAGACACCGAGCAGATCGCGTAATCCGAAGACACCGCACACGCCTGGGCACCGCCGCAGCGGAAAGCTAGccctccaccgccggccgccgagaggcgaggagaatgggacctagggtttccccttgcagcccgcccccaccctccctccgccgccggcagggCACTCCACCACCTCATCGTCCATCCTAGCATCCCCGAGCCAAGGccaaacgccgccatcgaggtccCAGACGAAAGGTCCATGCTCCGGCCCGAGGAAGACGACCCACGCCCAACCTCCTCACGCGAGATGACGAAGAATCCCCGCCGGCTAGCCTTTGGCAGACCGCGCCCCCTAGCGGCGGCGAGAAGGGGGAggagaggggggaggcggcgacggcggggtaGAGTTCCCCCGGCCGGGTCGAGCTCGGGCGGCCCGGGAGGAGGACGGGAGGGTTAGGTAACCCTAGTGGGGGGCAGGTTACGCGTGAGAAACCCTAGCATTAGCTAAAGCCAGTTTCTATGGCTTGAAAGCCTTCTCCTAGGTCCTGCCTTTCATCTTGTCACTCTGACCGATCTGGATGTGACTTGCCATCATGTACTTGACTCTGTGGCCACGCTGACCACTGTTGCCTCTGTCAGTGTGGTCAGCCCATGATGACGTGCTTGCCACGATGATGAGATTCTTGCGTGATTGCAACGATAGGACGTGAGTGTTGACATTGGGTACTGGCATATGACCATTGGCCCGATGTCGGACCCCTATGCCGGCTCCTGCCAGGTATGTCGGTTCTTCACTTCTGTCGTCTTTGGTGTAATCCGAGTCAGGGTAAGTTGAACCCAATATGCCAACATAGGTAAGCCGGTATTCCCTTGTCGGCTAGCCCTAACACGGTCAACCTTAAGTTTGGTCAACGAAACTTTTACCTCCAAATAAGATTATCCTACTTACCTTTGTAAGTCGGCCTTATATAGACACAACTTGGCCATTAGGCCATACCCTTAgactaccgggggtcatcccccccccccccacattaGTCCACGAAGCTGGTGTGGTCCTACAGTGCTAGCTAAAAGGGCCGTAGGTTCCCCCACCAAACTCAGCTTTATCACGAAGTACCAAATTAATCATCTCGGCCATGTCCTTTCCTAGTGTGATTTTTTAGCAATTGTAAAAAAAAAGTTGGACCATTGCCCGGTTGTTCACGTGATTTTACACAAAACActctaaaaactaaaaaaaaaagcaatcgagtccatGCATGTCACCTCCTTGTGGCGTTGACGAGAGAAGATGGCCAGTAGAAGGTCGTCGGAGCAGGCATCGGCGATGGTGGAACACGACAATAGAGCATGTTGTTGGCGGAGGTGGAGCAAGGCGCCAAATGTGGGAGGAGGAGCGAGGCGTCGGATGTGAGCGAAGGAGCATGCCATCGGAGGTGCTCACCGTCATTGAAGAGGAGGCGGTCGTCGTCATTAGAGGTGGTGCTCATCTTtggggagaaggaggagaagtgaaAAAGGAGGAGAGAAGGTGGAAAAGTGaaaaagaaggagagaagaaggtggAGAAATGGAAGAGTAGAAGGGTAGAAggtagagaagaggaagaagaggaggggaTAAAGTGGTGAAGGGGTAGATGAGGagggaaaaaaataaaattagagaTAGTAGCTCCAGAGGTGAAGCTCTCGCGCATAGCAGGGATCCCTAGAGGGCCTGCCGGATGCGGAACATAGTGTCGCCGGACCTCCAGCAATTCTCAATACTCCCTCCGATATTTTTTTAGGATCGAAAGGAGTAGTAATTTAGCAATCCATCAGCGCCCAATCAAGGAAACCAAGTAGCTTCTTTTGCATCGAGACATTTCCTCCACCGCTTCTAGTTAACCGGCTGTGGGTAGTTTTATTCTCCATGCTCCAGCTAACAGTCATAGGGAGCTCGGTCTTCACAAACTTGCAATGGCCATTGCTCCTGGAGGATCTTGTTGTGCGCATGCAGGCCAGTACTGCAGCTTCTCCACTAGGCGGGTGAGCTCCTAACCTAGGATGTAATAGTTACCAAAGAGTACTAAAATAAATATTATTAGCTTATAAAAGGAAATAGTGTTTATGGAAAGTACCAATTTATAATATGAAAAATATTGCCACATCTGGGAGCATGTGAAGATAAAGGTAATATAAAATCATAGTAACTTCACTATACATGATGGAGCAAAATCATTGTTTGACAAAAAGacataaaaaacataaaaactcCATATATATTATGTGGTTAtactttctaatgtgagaacattTTCTTATCAGAATGCCAATATATGATTAAACCATAATTGTGTCTTGAATACTAAAAGATGTTACATCAAACATGTAAGTACTTGCAACAAGATGTATAGGACACCTTTTGATACCTGCAACATTACACATTATAGCCCATGGCCACGTCCGTTTGTCATGTATCAAGAAAATACAAGAATTAAATTACATGAATTTTGAAACAACTTAGATTACACGAATTTTGAAACAAGTTAGATTAACACTCCTCGCCGCTTCCTCCCTGGCAAGGCACTGCTGTCATGCCTATCCTGAGCTTGACTTGTAACAAAATAAGAAAATGAATTGTGGGGAGGCATCCTTGATTCCCATGAAACTAGAATGAAGTCTTGTTTTGGTCTAATGCTAGGATCTGCTACAAGTTCCCCAAATTTCACAATTGGCATTTCCTTGTTGATTGAAACATCAATTTTATAGCGTGTCACGCTTAGTGGATGCAAAACATAGTCCGTTATATCCACTGAATGGCCTTGATCTATAAGAAGGGTTGGCTCCACACCATATTTGTAGAGGTTTCTGTTAACCATTTTTATTCTCATGTCCAACATGCAACGCCAAAACTGAACATTGAGGTTGTTTCTCAACACGTCCGCGAACGTATTTGCTGAGACTAGTGAACCTTGTGTACTGTGCAACGCCTCCGTAAATTCATCAACTATATGTAGTAGCCGTGGATGTTGCTCCGGGTCTGTGCTTCCGAATGCCAATGTCTTGAAAAGGTACCTCAGCTCGTCGTAAGTCAGAGCACTTAAGAAAATTGGTTTCACCGACCCAAATCGGGCTAACCTTGTAAGTCTACCTACGATTACGATCTTGCTTCCTCTGCTCATCCTCATGGAAAATGAGCGAAACTTTTTCCAGTCATCATCACCTATATCAGAAGAAAACTCAATAATTATCAACATCATCCCAAACATGGTCCTTCCCTGGTCAATCCTCATAAAGTTGTCTCCATTCAAGTGCAAAACAGAGGGGAAGCGTGAGCGAACCCTTTCGTCGCCACACGCATGAGCAACCAAAGTCTTCTTCCCAACTGCAGTGCCACCTATTATTGGAAGGACAGCCGGTGCACAATCACCAAGAGGGTTGTTTTGCTGCAACAAGAAGCtcaagagcctttgcttctcagcgTGCCGGCTGAACATGAAGTTGTCGGTGTAGAGATATATGTCGTAAGGCCTACGAGACATGCGCTCGCATCCACCCAGAAGCACAACAAATTCTACCATGTTATCCACAACAATTTCTAAGCTTTCCAAGGCACCGAGGTGCGCCGCCTTCTTGTCATGCTTGTTAGTTGTTTTCCGAGAGCGCTTGAGGGGTATGGCTAAATGCAAGCTGCTAGGGGAGTCGTTGCTAACCTCGTTGAAGCCAATATGTTGGATGGTTTTGTACCTCAAGGTGTCCAGCACGTGGTATCCTCTGTACATGGCCTCTGAGATCATCTTGAGCTGCATGATCATCCCAGTGTTGGTTATGTATTGCCCGTCTGCCTCCTCAATGATGGTGCTGACTCTTATCAGGAGGCTCTGCAACCTCTCCACCATCTTCTTCTCATCTGATTGCGCATGGCTGGAGGAGTGGTACTTTTTCATCAGGAAGGAGATGAACCGGCTCACAAGTTCACCTGTAACTGCAGACATGGCAACCTCCATGGCTAGTGAGAAGATGATTGATGAGGAAAGCTGCTGGTTGGTCTCTACGATCAAATTAGCTGGACTTTGCTAAACAAGTCTACAGGAAAAGTCTCTAGGTATGATTAAACCGTTGATTGCAACAAGTGGTTGGTTGACATGGACTAGTCAACAGCTCAGGCGGCATGAATAAATTGACCAAAATTATTAGTAATCTGCACGAGGTATGTTCAAACTAATTAATTATATTTCCAAAATGTATATTTAATTAGGGACTGTGTAACCATCGTCTAGATGAAAATGTAATTGGGCTCAAGTCACATTTTTTTCCCTTCTAGTAATTCTCCATCCTGATCAGTCCCTCATTCCCGCAAATCAGTATGGACTGGCTCCCGCTCTGTTCCGATCAATCCGGTTTTATTTTTCTAGTTTTTTACAACTAACCGTGACTAAATAAACCAAGGTTTTCGCGCCCCTAATATTTTACACAAGAAATAAAACTGGCATGGAAGAAATTATGGGCATTATAGGCGATCTGCCAAAAAGAACATGGAATACGCCTGCACTTTCTCGGCCTTTTACTGTGTCTGCTTCCACGTCAACatttttcttcttccttcccaCGCAAAGGCAACTCCATCCCAGCAATGAACGgtgcataaaaagaaaaaaaagatgagGGGGACGGGAGATCAGATTAAAAAAAGAGGGAGAAAAATCCAGAAGAAAAAGGGATGCACGTTGGAGGGGAATGAGAACACCATGAGAACACCTACAACAACTTGAAAGAATTCACAGATCGTCAATCATCTGGATCTTCCTCAAGCAGAACACATGCATGTACCCACCACACCACCTTCTACTTTGACACTGCCTCTtctcttcatccatcttgatcaagTGTGTGGCCTTTTTTTAATTGTCTTGATCTGCACAAAATGATTGATAGTTTTAGTTATTTATTGCACGAAAACTCCAATTAAGCTAACTAGTGAAGAAAGAGCTAGGTACATGAACTGAAAATTACACTGCGCCTGAGATCACAAGCAAACTATAGACTTTAGCACATGAGTTTAAAACGTAAAAAGAAATCAAACAAAATTCTGCGCGTACATCTCTGTGTGCAGGTCAAGTTTTGAGGTAAAACGATTTTTTGTGTCCTAttaaaaaagataaagaaatgttGTGAAGAGTTTTATTTTAGCACAAAAATTTATTCTTACATATCACACACCAACTATGGGTTTTTCGTGAAACGACTATCTGAGCACATAGAATATCGAGATGTATGAGTGCATTTTTTatcgattttttttttcacttAAACTCGTTTAAAaaacaggagcatatgctcccgagtGAGAAAAAAAAGGCCTTGTCCGATTTGATGGGCATAATAACCACTACAAACGCCTTTTAAGGGAATAATTCACAATAAAATAGTTTTTTTTATTTGGGAAGTGGATAACAAAGTAGCTAGATGAGTCTATGGGAGGAGTCAATGCACCGCCCACACACCAGATAGCCGAATTGGAAAACACATTTGGCCCACATGACCCAAAGATTCATTCACCCATCATTCCTTGTTCTTGACGCCTTCTTTCTTTCTTActttcttccttctccttcagCTTCATGTCTTCCATGAACTGGCTCATAACGCTTTCATCCTTTCAGCCAAACACAGCAGCACGCAGAGCGCTGCTTCCCCAGCCCACGGCGTCATTGACAGCACTGTTGACCCATTTCATGCAGCATGGTACATGGATAGTTAGACAACACTGAAGCTCATTTTGCAATTGAAGCTAGTAGTTTGAAAAATGAAGGAAAGGCTTGACAAACCTGACAATCGACACGGGTTCCCGCACCCGCCTTACTCCTTGTCTGTATGCCTCATAACCTGCAACATAGTTGGCTCTCGCTGTCTCGCACGTTCATACGATGCTTGATCTCTTCCTGACATCGTTCATAATATAGCGAAAATCCATCTTCCctttttttgtgtaggtcacataaaTTCGAATTTTTCCTTTAAAATTGACTCGAGTAATTAGCATGGTGACATGTACAGGCGTGAATTATTTTAATTTTGTTGACACATTTAAATAAGGTTATTCAAATGTTTTGAATATCAGGGTATAGTGCACCCGAGTGCACCACCCTATATTCGtcgaccatgtctccaacttttgtGTGCATTTTCCGTcgacacaatttttttttttgagaaaacccaGATCTgttatattattttttcgtggaaCATGGTATATAGGGATCTGATCGGATATTGCTATTACCATATCATTTACTATATTTTTTTTCACAAGTTCTTATCGAAACGGATAATGATCGGATGCGGATTTGGATGCGGGTTATATCGGATTACAgatatggagcggattcggaTCGAAAACGGATTATTAAGCAAATATACACACAAAAATAGAAGTATGCTTTTTTTATGAAAAATATATTTGTAATTATATAGTATAGCTAAATGTGTACAACAAAGCAAATTGCGTGGTAATAGCATACATAGTTTAGCCGATGAACTAACTATATAGTCTGGATATTTAGGGTTGGGTTAATTTTATCGGATTGCCCTCTTTGTGGACCTCGGATAATCCGTATCCATTGGAAAAGGCAGCGCTATCAAAACCCACTTTTGGttgtgtttttatttatttttattattttacgGGGAAGGTTGACCTAAAAATAGTTTTCAGATTTAAAATTCTTTATTTTATTATTTTGCAGAAATATTTTTCAGAATTTTAATAAGCCAAGCGTATATGTCCTGCAAAGGCGGCGCTATCAAAACCCACTTGtgtttttatgtatttttattattttacGGGGAAGGTTGACCTAAAAATAGTTTTCAGATTTAAAACTCTTTGTTTTTATTATTTTGCAGGGAAGGTTGACCCAAAAATAGTTTTCAGATTTAAAAAAAGCCAAGCGTATATGTCATACGCTGAGGTAATCATGTGACAATGATTTTTAACCTTTGATCATTGTTTGAGTTGCTTATCGTGCAGTGCCGCACAATTGGCCACCGTATCACCATGGTGTGCTCAGTCAAGAGCACATTGACATCGTTATGTCCCTCTCTTATAAACATGAGCAAATACACTTAACTCCTCGATGTGGGACTAAATACGTCttaatctctactatattaaatgccTAGAGGTGGTGAGATGGTTGGTACGTCTTCTCCCCTTCCCGTTTACTTCCACCTATTCAG includes these proteins:
- the LOC124673698 gene encoding uncharacterized protein LOC124673698, encoding MEVAMSAVTGELVSRFISFLMKKYHSSSHAQSDEKKMVERLQSLLIRVSTIIEEADGQYITNTGMIMQLKMISEAMYRGYHVLDTLRYKTIQHIGFNEVSNDSPSSLHLAIPLKRSRKTTNKHDKKAAHLGALESLEIVVDNMVEFVVLLGGCERMSRRPYDIYLYTDNFMFSRHAEKQRLLSFLLQQNNPLGDCAPAVLPIIGGTAVGKKTLVAHACGDERVRSRFPSVLHLNGDNFMRIDQGRTMFGMMLIIIEFSSDIGDDDWKKFRSFSMRMSRGSKIVIVGRLTRLARFGSVKPIFLSALTYDELRYLFKTLAFGSTDPEQHPRLLHIVDEFTEALHSTQGSLVSANTFADVLRNNLNVQFWRCMLDMRIKMVNRNLYKYGVEPTLLIDQGHSVDITDYVLHPLSVTRYKIDVSINKEMPIVKFGELVADPSIRPKQDFILVSWESRMPPHNSFSYFVTSQAQDRHDSSALPGRKRRGVLI